The following is a genomic window from Hallerella porci.
GCCGGAGGTAAACAAGAACAGACTGGCAAAAAGCCAACAAACAAACAACAAACGCTTGCATTTTGAAAGTAAATGTGGTATATTTGTTAATATGAGTACCGAAGTAACAAATATCCGACTGGACCGCGAACTGAAAAAAGAGGCGACCGAATTATTCAACGATCTGGGGCTAACCCTATCGCAAGCCTTTACCGTTTTCCTGAAACAGTCGCTGTTGCATCACGGGCTCCCCTTTGCCGTTACCCGGCCTCCTTCCAAGGAACTCCTTGCAGCCATCGATGAGGGCGAAAAAATCGCCCACGACCCGAATGCCAAAACGTATTCGACACCGCAGGAACTTTGGGACGAGCTGGGAATATGAGCGAAGAAAAATACAAGTATCAAATCCGAGCGACAACAAAGTTCAAGAAAGCGGCAAAACTCGCCGCCAAGCGTGGCAAAGACACGCAGAAACTCAAGGATATTGTCGAAAAACTGGCGAAGGGCGAACCCCTTGACCCAGCATTGCGCGACCACTCCCTTTCAGGGAACTGGGTCAACCACAGGGAATTGCATATTGAACCTGATTGGCTCCTTATATACAGAATAGAAGAGAACATTCTTGTTCTTGAATTAGTAGACACAGGTTCGCATTCAGACTTATTCAAGAAATAATCAGGTTTCCGCGTTAGGGATTCCCCCAAGGGGATAAGAACACTAAGGGAGTAAACTCCCAAGTGTTTCTATAAGTGCCCCCTTGGGGACAAGACTCGCGTAGCGAGGCTTGGTTGCAAGAGCCGCGCGGGCGTGCCGTAGGTGCGCACGGGAGGCCTTGCAATATAGCCCGACCGCACATATATGTGCGGGAACGCCCATTTTCTGTAAGATGAGAGCCCTACTCTCATAAAACGAGTCCTTTTCTGTGAAAGCGAACGTTTTTCTATCTTTTCCGCTATGATTATTAGGCAATACAACGAAAAGGCCCCCCCTTCCTCAGGTCAAAATGTCCGCTTTCATCTCCTAAATCCGGGGCGGGAAGGGGACTTTTATGTCCAGAAAAACTACCGATACAACACTCAGGGATTCATTTCTTGAGCGAATAAAGAAGCCGGGATGCCCGTCTGTCAAGACCATCGCCGAAGAAATGAACCTGCCAAAAGCTACATTGTACTCATGGATTGCTGCGGAACGGCAACGCAAACGTCAGGGAGTCTCCATGAGCAAGAAATCGGCAAAAAGATCCGCACTCACCAAGTTCAGCCTCGTCGCAAAATCTGAGGGCATGACACCCGAGGAACTCGAAAAGTTCTGTGCCGAAAACGGGGTTTCTTTTGCAGAACTCCAGTCCTGGAGAGACCTTTCTCTTTCCGCGATGGAGAACTCTGGTGACGGAAACGTGATGTCCGTAAAACAGCATGAGGATGAAGTTGCCAAGCTCAAGGCGGAACTTGCACGCAAGGAAAAAGCACTTGCCGAAGCAGCCGCACTCCTGATTCTTCAAAAAAAAACTTCGGCAATATTGGGACCGGAAAAGTAGAAGAGGAAAAGAAACGGAAAATCCTTGCGGCCATCGAGGAGGCCATCCAAAATGGCGCAAGGCTTTCCAAGGCGTGCGATGTAATCGGTCTTTGCGAACGTCGTTACAGGCGCTGGCGAAGGAATGTTGCGGACAACCGAGGTGGCTATCGTGAAAACAATTCACAACGGCTTTCCCTGGAAGAAACAGCCTCGATTATCGAAAACTTTACGAGGGAAGAATACCGTAACCTCCCGTTGAATATCGCCCATGCAAAGCTTATGGATCAAGGAATCTACATTGCTTCGCCGTCGACTTGCGAACGCGTTATGAAAGCTTATTATCAAGGCATAGGCAGAGTCGCCGACCGCAATATTGTGCGGCGTAAACGGCCTGAATATTCAGCGAAAGGACCGAACCAGGTCTGGTGTTGGGACATTACCTGGCTCCATTCCGAAGTGACCGGGAAGTACTATTACCTCTACTTGATTATCGACATGTATTCGAGGTACATCGTCGGATGGAGTCTGCATACAAAAGAAGATGGAAAACTGGCGGAGATGCTCTTTGCGGAGACTCTACAAAATATTGCCCCGGCGAAAACGTATCTCTGTTGGTCCATGCGGACAACGGGAAACCCATGCGCAGCAAGGATCTTAAATCTTTGTTTGAAAAGCTGCACGTGATGTCAAGCCATAGCCGGCCGCATACGAGTAACGACAACGCCTTTGCCGAGAGCATTTTTGCTACGATGAAAAGTCGTGTGGTATATCCGGAATTATTAGTGTCCGGTAAAACTTTTTAATTTAACCTGAAATCTAACAAAAAAAGCGACTTCCGTTTCCGGGAGCCGCCGCTTTTGACTATAGTTTCTTTTGCACATAAAACAAATTCAAAAGCACTATGGAATGTAGA
Proteins encoded in this region:
- a CDS encoding DDE-type integrase/transposase/recombinase translates to MKAYYQGIGRVADRNIVRRKRPEYSAKGPNQVWCWDITWLHSEVTGKYYYLYLIIDMYSRYIVGWSLHTKEDGKLAEMLFAETLQNIAPAKTYLCWSMRTTGNPCAARILNLCLKSCT
- a CDS encoding terminase gpP N-terminus-related DNA-binding protein; the protein is MSRKTTDTTLRDSFLERIKKPGCPSVKTIAEEMNLPKATLYSWIAAERQRKRQGVSMSKKSAKRSALTKFSLVAKSEGMTPEELEKFCAENGVSFAELQSWRDLSLSAMENSGDGNVMSVKQHEDEVAKLKAELARKEKALAEAAALLILQKKTSAILGPEK
- a CDS encoding type II toxin-antitoxin system YafQ family toxin → MSEEKYKYQIRATTKFKKAAKLAAKRGKDTQKLKDIVEKLAKGEPLDPALRDHSLSGNWVNHRELHIEPDWLLIYRIEENILVLELVDTGSHSDLFKK
- a CDS encoding type II toxin-antitoxin system RelB/DinJ family antitoxin, encoding MSTEVTNIRLDRELKKEATELFNDLGLTLSQAFTVFLKQSLLHHGLPFAVTRPPSKELLAAIDEGEKIAHDPNAKTYSTPQELWDELGI